One stretch of Azoarcus sp. KH32C DNA includes these proteins:
- a CDS encoding helix-turn-helix domain-containing protein gives MPRLSISRQAGQLLVARRKALGLSQSQVAVGLGISQNRLSEIEAHPERLTLDRLISLAGLLGLELVLQEKTPASDTGEW, from the coding sequence ATGCCCCGACTTTCCATCTCCCGACAAGCCGGTCAGCTTCTCGTGGCCCGCCGCAAGGCCTTGGGACTTTCCCAGTCCCAGGTGGCGGTCGGTCTCGGGATCAGCCAGAACCGGCTCTCCGAAATCGAAGCTCATCCCGAGCGTCTCACCCTCGACCGCTTGATCTCCCTGGCGGGGCTGCTCGGGCTGGAGCTCGTGCTCCAGGAGAAGACGCCGGCCTCCGACACGGGCGAGTGGTAA
- a CDS encoding LysE family translocator has translation MLEHFQWIPFLLAITLLTMTPGVDTFMVIRNAARGGWRDGFLTSFGICCGLFVHATISAAGLSVILLGSAQAFMALKLAGALYLAWLGFQSLKSAWQAKGMRIPEVKAKEVSPWVSLREGFLSNVLNPKPIVFYMAFLPQFIDPAQSPLGQSLFMAGLHFAIANVWQGLLVVLVSRARLWLAQPRVARTLDGIAGVMLLGFGAKLASSQ, from the coding sequence ATGCTTGAGCACTTCCAGTGGATCCCCTTCCTGCTTGCGATCACCCTGCTGACCATGACGCCGGGTGTGGACACCTTCATGGTGATCCGCAACGCGGCCCGGGGAGGCTGGCGCGACGGCTTCCTGACAAGCTTCGGCATCTGCTGCGGCCTCTTCGTCCACGCCACGATCTCCGCCGCCGGCTTGTCGGTGATCCTTCTCGGTTCGGCCCAGGCCTTCATGGCCCTGAAGCTCGCCGGCGCGCTCTACCTCGCCTGGCTGGGTTTTCAGAGCCTGAAGTCGGCCTGGCAGGCCAAGGGCATGCGCATTCCGGAAGTGAAGGCCAAGGAGGTCAGCCCGTGGGTGTCCTTGCGCGAAGGCTTCCTGTCGAACGTGCTCAACCCCAAGCCGATCGTCTTCTACATGGCCTTCCTGCCCCAGTTCATTGATCCGGCCCAATCCCCGCTCGGGCAATCCCTGTTCATGGCCGGACTGCACTTCGCGATTGCGAACGTCTGGCAAGGCCTGCTGGTCGTGCTCGTGAGCCGGGCGCGCCTGTGGCTGGCGCAGCCCCGCGTGGCCCGCACTCTCGACGGCATTGCGGGCGTGATGTTGCTGGGCTTCGGGGCGAAGCTCGCGTCCAGCCAGTAG
- a CDS encoding efflux RND transporter periplasmic adaptor subunit, protein MNKKLLAIPLVLVALGGAIWMARRDHPENESTLVLQGNVDIREVNLAFNASGRIEEVLVHEGDRVQKGQLLAKLDTSRTGLALDQAKALAEAQRSQVAKLRTGSRPEEIRRAAAERDAAQAAARDAHQFHERQLDLVARHFVSQQQADSAKNALDGALQRLKAAEEAYRLAVLGPRKEDLATAEATLTAQNSAIAGLMHDIAEGELFASDDGVIENRVLQPGDMASPQKTVLTVALTDPVWARVYLPEKALGRVPASARATITTDSHPDRKYAGWVGFVSPTAEFTPKNVETPELRTSLVYQARVFVCDGKEELRQGMPVTVTIAYDQPPPEGRPCAKGQ, encoded by the coding sequence ATGAACAAGAAGCTGCTTGCGATACCGCTCGTCCTTGTCGCGCTCGGTGGCGCCATCTGGATGGCGCGGCGGGACCATCCCGAGAACGAAAGCACCTTGGTACTCCAAGGGAATGTCGATATCCGGGAGGTCAATCTCGCCTTCAACGCCAGCGGGCGCATCGAAGAGGTGCTTGTTCATGAAGGCGACCGGGTGCAGAAGGGGCAATTGCTCGCGAAGCTCGACACCAGCCGCACCGGACTCGCCCTCGACCAGGCGAAGGCCCTCGCGGAGGCGCAACGCAGCCAGGTCGCCAAACTCAGGACCGGTTCGCGCCCGGAAGAAATCAGGCGCGCGGCCGCCGAGCGCGACGCCGCCCAGGCCGCGGCGCGCGACGCGCACCAGTTCCATGAGCGCCAGCTCGATCTGGTCGCCAGGCACTTCGTTTCCCAGCAGCAGGCCGACAGCGCGAAGAACGCCCTGGATGGCGCGCTGCAGCGGCTAAAAGCGGCCGAGGAAGCCTACCGGCTCGCGGTCCTCGGGCCGCGCAAGGAGGACCTCGCTACCGCAGAGGCGACGCTGACGGCACAGAATTCCGCGATTGCGGGCCTGATGCACGACATCGCCGAAGGCGAGCTGTTCGCTTCCGACGACGGCGTGATCGAAAACCGCGTTCTGCAGCCGGGGGACATGGCCTCGCCGCAAAAGACCGTGCTCACGGTCGCGTTGACGGACCCGGTCTGGGCCCGCGTCTATCTCCCCGAAAAGGCCCTGGGCCGCGTGCCCGCGAGCGCCCGAGCCACGATCACCACCGACAGCCACCCCGACCGCAAGTACGCGGGCTGGGTCGGCTTCGTCTCGCCGACGGCGGAATTCACGCCGAAGAACGTCGAGACGCCGGAACTACGCACGAGCCTCGTCTATCAGGCGCGCGTCTTCGTGTGCGACGGCAAGGAGGAGCTGCGTCAGGGCATGCCGGTGACGGTCACCATCGCCTACGACCAGCCGCCCCCCGAGGGGAGACCCTGCGCGAAGGGCCAGTGA
- a CDS encoding ATP-binding cassette domain-containing protein: MPDDAVLAAADLHKSFRAGGRVVTALDGVSLRVRAGSVTGLIGPDGAGKTTFMRLAAGLLVPDAGHVTALGLDSTRDALRVQAALGYMPQRFGLYEDLTVQENLDLYADLQGIPPPARAERYAELMHMTGLARFTQRLAGQLSGGMKQKLGLACTLVRAPRLLLLDEPTVGVDPVSRRELWAILDRLVQNEGMSVLLSTAYLDEAERCAEVILLHDGKVLEQGPPASMSARMKGRTWAVSRPGTHHRDLQAELDGQAGIVDALVQGEHVRVVTTGTALPQAIAEDPAIDARPVPPRFEDSFIDLLRGGQDRRVHSPRMNGTMQEGSADGDEPVIRVTGAKRRFGNFWAVDGVDFEIRRGEIFGLLGANGAGKTTTFRMLCGLLPASAGHLEVAGLDLRRAASAARARIGYMSQKFSLYANLSVAQNLDFFASAYGLVGTARQERIAWALEEFALATTADQISGDLSLGYKQRLAMACALMHRPEILFLDEPTSGVDPLARREFWQRINALAREGVTVLVTTHFMEEAEYCDRLAIMAAGRILATDEPAAIKAHARSPQHPEPSLEDAFIELIEASSTEEAA, from the coding sequence ATGCCCGACGACGCCGTCCTTGCCGCTGCGGACCTGCATAAGTCCTTCCGGGCCGGCGGCCGCGTCGTGACGGCCCTCGACGGCGTCAGCCTGCGCGTCCGTGCCGGTTCGGTCACCGGCCTGATCGGCCCCGACGGCGCCGGCAAGACCACCTTCATGCGGCTCGCGGCCGGCCTGCTCGTCCCCGACGCCGGGCATGTCACCGCGCTCGGGCTCGACTCGACGCGGGACGCGCTGAGGGTTCAGGCCGCACTCGGCTACATGCCTCAACGCTTCGGCCTCTACGAGGATCTGACGGTCCAGGAGAACCTCGATCTCTACGCCGACCTGCAAGGCATCCCGCCGCCGGCGCGCGCCGAACGCTACGCGGAACTGATGCATATGACCGGCCTCGCGAGATTCACCCAGCGCCTCGCCGGCCAGCTCTCGGGCGGCATGAAACAGAAGCTCGGCCTCGCCTGCACGCTCGTGCGCGCGCCCCGTCTGCTGCTTCTCGATGAGCCGACCGTGGGCGTCGACCCGGTGTCGCGCCGCGAGCTATGGGCCATCCTCGACCGGCTCGTGCAGAACGAAGGCATGAGCGTGCTGCTCTCCACGGCCTACCTCGACGAAGCCGAGCGCTGCGCGGAGGTGATCCTCCTCCACGACGGGAAGGTGCTCGAACAAGGCCCGCCCGCCTCGATGAGTGCGCGCATGAAGGGGCGCACCTGGGCGGTGTCGCGACCGGGCACACACCACCGCGACCTGCAGGCCGAACTGGACGGGCAAGCGGGCATCGTCGACGCGCTCGTCCAGGGGGAGCACGTGCGGGTCGTGACGACCGGCACTGCGCTGCCGCAGGCGATCGCGGAAGATCCGGCCATCGACGCGCGCCCGGTGCCGCCGCGCTTCGAGGACAGTTTCATCGATCTGCTGCGCGGCGGCCAGGACCGGCGTGTCCATTCGCCGCGGATGAACGGCACGATGCAGGAAGGAAGCGCCGACGGCGACGAACCCGTCATCCGCGTGACGGGGGCGAAGCGCCGCTTTGGCAATTTCTGGGCGGTGGACGGGGTCGATTTCGAGATCCGCCGTGGCGAGATCTTCGGCCTGCTGGGCGCCAACGGCGCCGGCAAGACCACCACCTTCCGCATGCTCTGCGGCCTGCTGCCGGCGAGCGCCGGGCATCTGGAGGTGGCCGGGCTCGACCTTCGCCGCGCGGCTTCCGCGGCACGCGCGCGCATCGGCTACATGTCGCAGAAGTTCTCGCTTTACGCGAACCTCAGCGTCGCCCAGAACCTCGACTTCTTCGCCAGCGCCTACGGCCTCGTCGGCACCGCCCGCCAGGAGCGCATCGCCTGGGCGCTCGAAGAGTTCGCGCTCGCGACGACGGCCGACCAGATCAGCGGCGACTTGTCGCTCGGCTACAAGCAGCGTCTTGCGATGGCCTGCGCCCTGATGCACCGGCCCGAGATCCTCTTTCTCGACGAGCCGACCTCCGGCGTCGATCCGCTCGCCCGGCGTGAGTTCTGGCAACGCATCAATGCGCTGGCCCGTGAAGGGGTGACGGTGCTCGTGACCACCCATTTCATGGAGGAAGCGGAATACTGCGATCGGCTCGCGATCATGGCCGCCGGCCGCATCCTCGCGACCGACGAGCCGGCAGCGATCAAGGCCCACGCAAGAAGCCCGCAGCACCCCGAGCCCAGTCTCGAGGATGCCTTCATCGAGCTGATCGAGGCCTCGTCGACCGAGGAGGCAGCATGA
- a CDS encoding ABC transporter permease — protein sequence MSENRGGAAMRVRGLVRKEFLQIMRDPSSIAIAFLMPIFLLMLFGFGVSLDADHVPIAVVAEAPSKDSANFLATLQGSHYFAVRVADSMPVAEQALRAGEVRAIVRLRADFSRRMRQTDGAPIQLVIDGVDANTARLVEGYVKGAWGTWLGSLAAARGEELEMPVDLRPRIWFNSELRSRNYLVPGLVAIIMTLIGALLTALVMAREWERGTMEGLMVTPVSMSEVLVGKLVAYFILGTGGMLLTVGLAVWVFEVPLRGSFWVLWLCSSLFLLAALGMGLTISTLARNQFVAGQIAIIATFLPAFLLSGFIFDIGSMPPVVQAITHLIVARYFVSIVQTLFLAGNVWSVIVPNALALVAMAAIFLTVTWRNSRKRLD from the coding sequence ATGAGCGAAAACCGGGGCGGAGCCGCGATGCGCGTTAGAGGCCTGGTCCGCAAGGAGTTCCTGCAGATCATGCGGGATCCGAGCAGCATCGCGATCGCCTTCCTGATGCCGATCTTCCTGCTGATGCTCTTCGGCTTCGGCGTATCCCTGGACGCGGACCACGTGCCGATCGCGGTGGTGGCGGAAGCCCCTTCCAAGGACAGTGCCAACTTCCTCGCCACGCTGCAGGGCTCTCACTATTTTGCAGTCCGGGTCGCGGACTCGATGCCCGTGGCCGAGCAGGCGTTGCGAGCCGGCGAGGTCAGGGCCATCGTCCGCCTGCGGGCGGACTTCTCGCGCCGGATGCGCCAGACCGACGGGGCGCCGATCCAGCTCGTCATCGACGGGGTCGATGCGAACACCGCCCGCCTCGTGGAGGGATACGTGAAGGGGGCATGGGGAACCTGGCTGGGAAGCCTCGCGGCCGCACGCGGCGAAGAGTTGGAGATGCCCGTCGATCTGCGACCGCGGATCTGGTTCAACAGCGAGCTCCGGAGTCGCAATTACCTCGTGCCCGGCCTCGTGGCCATCATCATGACGCTGATCGGCGCCCTGCTCACGGCTCTCGTCATGGCCCGCGAATGGGAGCGAGGAACGATGGAAGGACTCATGGTGACGCCGGTCAGCATGAGTGAGGTGCTCGTGGGCAAGCTCGTGGCCTACTTCATCCTCGGCACCGGGGGGATGCTGCTCACCGTGGGGCTTGCCGTGTGGGTCTTCGAGGTGCCCTTGCGGGGATCGTTCTGGGTCCTGTGGCTCTGTTCGAGCCTTTTCCTGCTCGCTGCGCTCGGCATGGGGCTGACGATCTCGACGCTGGCCCGCAACCAGTTCGTCGCCGGACAGATCGCCATCATCGCCACCTTCCTCCCGGCCTTCCTGCTCTCGGGCTTTATTTTCGACATCGGCAGCATGCCCCCGGTGGTGCAGGCAATCACGCACCTCATCGTCGCCCGTTATTTCGTATCGATCGTGCAGACCCTCTTCCTCGCCGGCAACGTGTGGTCGGTGATCGTTCCCAACGCGCTCGCGCTCGTCGCGATGGCGGCGATCTTCCTGACCGTCACCTGGCGCAATTCCCGCAAGCGGCTGGATTGA
- a CDS encoding ABC transporter permease → MLQRILALIHKEFLALLKDPKSRTVLIVPPLIQLLVFGYAASFDLKQIHYAVYNEDRGIASRELLARFTGAPSFRQVAEIRSEAEIAPLVDAREVLVTIHVGPRFGADLEAGRPAPLQVIIDGRNSNTAMIALNYVRTVVDRFNDDWIAARGLRGPPARIEVRDWFNPNLESRWFFIPGIIGMLTLMVTMLVTALTVAREREQGTFDQLLVTPLRPAEILIGKTVPGLVIGIIQATVILLIATQWFEVPFMGRLPVFYGGLLLFLLSGVGTGLLISALSATQQQGLLGAFLFMVPAVILSGFATPIANMPRLVQLFTYLDPLRYFLIILRKVFLEGAGIDILFDQFWPMALIGAGTMLLAGWLFRHRMY, encoded by the coding sequence ATGCTGCAACGCATTCTCGCCCTCATCCACAAGGAGTTCCTCGCGCTGCTCAAGGACCCGAAGAGCCGCACAGTGCTCATCGTGCCGCCCCTGATCCAGTTGCTGGTGTTCGGCTACGCCGCGAGCTTCGACCTGAAGCAGATTCATTACGCCGTCTACAACGAGGACCGCGGCATCGCCTCGCGCGAGCTGCTGGCGCGCTTCACCGGCGCCCCCAGCTTCCGCCAGGTCGCCGAGATCCGGTCCGAAGCCGAAATCGCGCCCCTCGTCGACGCACGCGAAGTGCTCGTGACGATCCACGTGGGGCCGCGCTTCGGCGCAGACCTGGAGGCGGGGCGCCCTGCCCCCTTGCAGGTCATCATCGACGGCCGCAACTCGAACACCGCGATGATCGCGCTCAATTACGTGCGCACCGTCGTCGACCGCTTCAACGACGACTGGATCGCCGCGAGAGGCCTGCGCGGGCCGCCGGCACGCATCGAGGTCCGCGACTGGTTCAATCCGAACCTGGAGAGTCGCTGGTTCTTCATCCCCGGCATCATCGGCATGCTGACCTTGATGGTCACGATGCTGGTGACGGCGCTCACCGTGGCCCGGGAACGCGAACAAGGCACCTTCGACCAGCTGCTCGTCACCCCGCTGCGGCCCGCCGAAATCCTCATCGGCAAGACGGTGCCCGGTCTCGTCATCGGCATCATCCAGGCCACGGTGATCCTGCTGATCGCGACCCAGTGGTTCGAGGTGCCTTTCATGGGCCGCCTGCCGGTGTTCTACGGCGGGCTGCTCCTGTTCCTGCTCTCCGGCGTCGGCACCGGCCTGCTGATTTCGGCCCTCTCCGCCACCCAGCAGCAGGGCCTGCTGGGCGCCTTCCTGTTCATGGTCCCCGCCGTCATCCTGTCCGGCTTCGCGACGCCCATCGCCAACATGCCGCGGCTCGTGCAGCTCTTCACCTACCTCGATCCGCTGCGCTACTTCCTGATCATCCTGCGCAAGGTGTTCCTCGAAGGAGCGGGGATCGACATCCTGTTCGACCAGTTCTGGCCCATGGCGCTGATCGGTGCGGGCACGATGCTCCTGGCGGGCTGGCTGTTCCGGCATCGCATGTACTAG
- the hppD gene encoding 4-hydroxyphenylpyruvate dioxygenase, which yields MADLFENPLGLMGFEFVEFASPTPNVLEPLFEAMGFTLVARHRSKDVVLYRQGKINFIINSEPHSLAAYFAAEHGPSACGMAFRVRDSHLAYRRALELGAQPVDIPTGPMELRLPAIKGIGGAPLYLIDRFKDGESIYDIDFRFVEGVDRHPAGHGLKLIDHLTHNVYRGRMAYWAGFYERLFNFREIRYFDIKGEYTGLTSKAMTAPDGKIRIPLNEESSKGSGQIEEFLMRFNGEGIQHVALLTDDLPATVDKLRAAGVPLMTAPPATYYEMLDERLPGHGESAATLQSRGILLDGTTEGGKQRLLLQIFSECVLGPVFFEFIQRKGDEGFGEGNFKALFESLERDQIRRGVLKTEA from the coding sequence ATGGCTGACCTCTTCGAAAACCCGCTGGGACTGATGGGCTTCGAGTTCGTCGAGTTCGCATCGCCCACACCGAACGTCCTCGAACCGCTGTTCGAGGCGATGGGCTTCACGCTCGTCGCCCGCCACCGCTCGAAAGACGTCGTCCTCTACCGTCAAGGGAAGATCAACTTCATCATCAACAGCGAACCCCATAGCCTCGCCGCCTACTTCGCCGCGGAGCACGGCCCGTCGGCTTGCGGCATGGCGTTTCGCGTGCGCGATTCGCATCTCGCCTACCGCCGCGCGCTCGAACTCGGCGCGCAGCCGGTGGACATCCCGACCGGCCCGATGGAGCTGCGCCTGCCCGCGATCAAGGGCATCGGCGGCGCACCGCTGTACCTGATCGACCGCTTCAAGGACGGCGAATCCATCTACGACATCGACTTCCGCTTCGTCGAAGGCGTCGACCGCCACCCCGCCGGCCACGGCCTGAAGCTCATCGACCACCTGACGCACAACGTCTATCGCGGCCGCATGGCCTACTGGGCGGGCTTCTATGAGCGCCTCTTCAACTTCCGCGAGATCCGCTACTTCGACATCAAGGGCGAATACACCGGGCTGACCTCGAAGGCGATGACCGCACCGGACGGCAAGATCCGCATCCCGCTCAACGAGGAGTCGTCGAAGGGCAGCGGCCAGATCGAGGAGTTCCTGATGCGCTTCAACGGCGAAGGCATCCAGCACGTGGCGCTGCTCACCGACGACCTGCCTGCGACTGTCGACAAGCTGCGCGCCGCCGGCGTCCCGTTGATGACGGCACCGCCCGCCACCTACTACGAGATGCTCGACGAGCGCCTGCCCGGCCACGGCGAAAGCGCCGCCACCCTGCAGTCCCGCGGCATCCTGCTCGATGGCACGACCGAAGGCGGCAAGCAGCGCCTGCTGCTGCAGATCTTCTCGGAATGCGTGCTCGGGCCGGTGTTCTTCGAGTTCATCCAGCGGAAAGGCGACGAAGGCTTCGGCGAAGGCAACTTCAAGGCCTTGTTCGAGTCGCTCGAACGCGACCAGATCCGTCGTGGGGTGCTGAAGACCGAGGCTTGA